Part of the Prunus dulcis chromosome 8, ALMONDv2, whole genome shotgun sequence genome is shown below.
aggttttaaattattttcacaaaactcattttcattgatttttcatccaaagattgataattttatataaaaaaatttctccaaatgacaaagttggcctttgagattagattacatatacttcattgaggttaattttgtcatttgcataagtttttttaaaatgaaatcatcaatttttggacaaatAATCAACGAAAAGGGGTTTCgtgaaaacaaactgaaatCTCAGGGGGTGTTCGTGTAATTTTTTAGATGAGgggattttgtgaaaacacaagaaaccTTATgaggtgttagtgtaaataactcttcaaaattttcattgtcttcatcatcttGAAATTATCGATATTATAGTGATATTTTGGCCAAATATTGTTGAAGTGTGAGAGATattatcgacatcgatatttttcgatattattgatatttatacgatatgtgtaTGGATACGTTCCAAAATATCATTGACCGGAAAAAATGATAATACTCTCGATATTTCGtcgatattattgatattttagacTATAGTAATTAGGTATATTAAGTTAATTATAGTAATAAAATGttaatcataaaaaatattatgattATAGTATTTTAGGAAAGTATTAAATCACCAAAGAAATTTCGAAGTATCAAATGACtaacaaattaatttaacataaaatcAATAATGACCAAATAAAGCACTTTGTTAGCTATATTAGAATTGATACACGCATACGCGTGTTAGGCCAATTGATCAGGATAGTTAGCTTCCCTTTAGACACCCAAATTCGAGTTTCCACTCCGTAGAGAAATTCCAGGATGTATTGCTTGGAGCATAATAGAAACTTTACAGAAGTTAAAGGGCATAGTTTTCAAATTAACATACAAAATCATAGATTAACTGTAGTTAAAGTGGTTAAGAGCGTTTTCCCTTGCATCCCAAATTATGGCGTGTCATCATGTGGTCATGATGGCTTAAAGTCGAAATCTGTTCTCTCCGCACCATAGCATTGTCGctcataaagaaaaaacaattcaaaatcagaaaaagaaaatatctttatcAAACGGCATTTGTGTGGCCTTGGCTAAGCTCCTCGAtatccctccctctctctctccaaattATCTGTTGGCCAAATTCTTAGTTTCAGTCCGTCGCTTATTTGTCCGAAACCGAACGTTTTGCGGACACCGTACCGCTCTCCGATTCGAGATAAGCTCTCCGATTCTCAGTGGAGCAACACCCTCTCTATCTTATTAAACGCGCGCGCTTGAATTTTGGTTGGCTGCAATCAGTTGCCAATCTACTTTCTTCATTCTGCGTTGCGTCCTTCGTATGTGTCGTTTAATGCTCAGTTCGATTCAATGAGATTGCTCTCTTCTGTTACAAATGGCTTCCGCTCCTTCCATGTCAGGTATGTATATCTGCTCGCTTCTCCGTTGCCTGATCAGAAAATGTAGGACACTGATGAATTTTCGATTCTCTTGTATTGGACTTGTTTTTACCAAACCCTAGTGAACTTAGCCTAGTACGGACACTGCGCtttccattttttgtttttgttttcctttgatTTGCAAATTGCAAGAACGTGAACCTTAAATTCTCGAATTATTTTGTACTGGTTTTCCGAGCATCCAAACAGGGCATTAGGGAATTAACTTTCACTAGTTGATTTCGGAATGTGTGAATTGTTGCAGTTTCTTTAGAATGCGTGAACGTATGTAAGCTGTCGAAAGGGGACGGGAGTGGGAGATATGACTGTAGCGTGCTCTCATGTGCGTGGAAAGCTCCAAGAGTCTTGACTGGGTTTCTTGCGAGCACAGCTCATCCTCCTCAGTGTTCGTGGTTGCCATATGCGCGAAATGGAAGAAGAAACCGGATTAATAATGTAAGTTCTTTATGTATTATGGATTTACTTTCTGCCACTGATTGAAAACCAAGTTCCTTGATTAGAGATAGTTTCGGCTTATCTTGATTTTGGGTGCAAGTATTGCTTCTTACATCCTGGCATGCTGGCTTAGTCCCTAGGCAGCATTCAAGCTGATCATGTCCATAAATGGATGAAATGGTGCACCATATCAATGCAGCTATTAAAATAAGCATAGTATCACCAAGTAGatagttttcttttcaagaatCTTAGTGATGCAACTCTGTAAATTTTTGAACTGCCTCCCTTATAGTGTTAGTGGTATGTTGTTCGCACAACAATCTTGCATGGTTATTAATCATGGAATCTGTTTGATAATGTACTCTTTACAGAGATGTGAACCCTCTAACATAGGAGGTTGGTATTCTGCCGAAGCTTCAGACTTTGTAGTTCTTGGAAGACTTTTTAAATCAGGTTTGCTTAATGTTGCTTGTAAGAGATGGCATCTGCAGTGTTCTTCATCTTTGTCTTCAGATGCCTTGAATGAGGTTTCTCCTGAAAAGTTGTGGGAGGTAAACTTTGATTATTGCCTAAGTACGCATTAATGAGAATGATAGTGTTTTTCCAACAGAGATATTTATGGTGTGCATTATGTTATCTTTAATCTGATTATCCCAGGATCTTAAGCCGACTATCTCATACCTCTCACCCAAAGAACTGGAACTTGTCCACAATGCTCTTAAGGTCAGCCAGATGTCTAACAAGAAATTTTAGGTTCTTGTCTTCAAAGACCATTGAATAAGATTGATGATTGTATATAACGTTAGTTTTTGGTTGTGTAGCTGGCTTTTGAGGCCCATGATGGTCAGAAAAGGCGCAGTGGAGAGCCCTTCATCATTCATCCAGTCGAAGTTGCACGTATTTTAGGGGAACTTGTGAGTCTTGCAAAGTTAGAAGTAGGCCTCTTTCTATATGTTTATTCCCATATTTCAATTGATTCTAACTGTATCTGTTCTCCTAGGAGTTGGATTGGGAGTCCATTGCTTCTGGATTACTACATGATACAGTTGAGGATACCAATGTTGTTACTTTCGAAAGGATAGAGGAGGAGTTTGGCGCAACTGTGCGCCATATTGTAGAAGGAGAAACTAAGGTGCCGTGCCTTAATGTGTCTAGTATTAATAACTTTCTgcttttatgttttaaatagCTCTTTTAATGTTTCAAAAGCCTTCCAATTAATTCGGCATGCAGTACTTCAATGTCCTTCTCCTTGTGTTTAGGTGTCAAAGCTGGGAAAATTGAAATGTAAGAGCGAGCAGGATTCTGTACAAGATGTAAAAGCAGATGACCTACGGCAGATGCTTCTAGCCATGACAGAGGAGGTGGATCTATTTATTATCATTCTTCTAAATGTTGTGTGTAGATGAAATTATTCGGAAACTAAATTAGTTGTTGCCCCAGGTTCGAGTTATCATTGTCAAATTAGCTGACAGATTACATAACATGCGTACTCTTTCACACATGCCCCCACATAAGCAGGTGATGTGTTGTCTGTTTAAAGTTCATTGGTTATAAGTAGCTGATAGCCTGACACAGTTTGATGTTTTGTTGTGTCCAGTCCAGCATTGCACGTGAGACATTGCAGGTCTTTGCTCCACTAGCAAAGTTGCTTGGGATGTACCAAATCAAGGTACACATTTATGCTTTTCAATTCTCactttttcagttttcaactGTTGCACTATAATGGCACCCTTGGACCTATATTATGATTGATTGTAGCTTAAATAAGTAGTTTCTGATTGCAAGTCGTCACattctgaaatttgaaatgtcATTGAGTTGTGACTTAAATTTACATCCTAAGGTATACTTTAGACAAGACAAAAAAGTTATGCTTGTCTTGGGTCGAGGGGTTTCACAACTGAATTTCAAGTTTATGATGACTGAGATAATTTATAGTGATAaagttttaaatatattttattttcatatacGATGACTTCTGTTAATTTGTAGTCTAATAATGCGCTGATACCATATTGCAGTTGGAGCTTGAAAACCTTTCCTTCATGTACACAAACGCTGAAGATTATGCTAAGATCAAGAGAAGAGTTGCAGACCTCTACAAAGAGCATGGGAGAGAACTTGCGGAGGTAATGCATTAATTCGTTAAACAAGGTCTACATAATGCTTAAGGAAGATTATCTATTTCATTGTTACTGTTTTGGCATCCAATAGAAGTTCTCAGTTTATCTTTCCTGGACTGTGTTATCAGTGACATTTGCTCATCAAACCTTAGTTCTTTGTGCTAGgcaaacaaaattttgatgaagaagattgAGGATGATGAGTTCTTAGAACTCATGACTGTTGAAACTGAAGTTCGCGTTGTATGTAAGGAACCATACAGGTCAGACCATAACTCCTATTACATTTCTCATTCATTTTGAAGCCTGCTTGGTATGTCTAAACTCATTAGAAGCATTATTCTTTCTGACTTGATTATATGCTTTAAATACTGTTTTGTTATCTGGCACAAGAAATACAAGGACATTATTCAAAGAGATTTTAAGGTGGCATGGAACATGACCACCTATCACTCTTGTAACCCTTGTAATGAGATGATGTTACTTTCAAGCTTAGTGTGTCATGCTTTGTCTGCTAAATCATAATTTCTGATTCATATTTCAGTAGTTAGTTTTTTTCATGGTCTATTTTCAACAGTTATTACGAGGACTATTTCTCAGGCTAACATGGACAGTTCTTATGTTCGCTTGCAGTATCTATAAAGCTGTGCTCAAATCTAAAGGTTCAATTAATGAGGTCAATCAAATTGCACAGGTTTGTTCTGATATTTACCTTCAACTAACCTTCAACTTTTGTTGAGGACACTTAATAATGATTCATATTTCTTCATTGACTTAAAGCTTTTCTTCGTTATTACCAGCTCCGAATTGTGATCAAACCAAAGCCATCTCTTGGAGTTGGGCCTTTGTGCACACCACAGcaggtattttttttcttgttccaGGAGATAGGGAATTCTTTGCTGACTCTGTACTAATAtgtttcattttattgttgttttctcTGCAGATCTGCTACCATGTTCTTGGGCTGGTTCATGGAATCTGGACCCCTATTCCTCGAACGGTGCGTATGTCTTTGAACTCTTACAAGATTCAAGTTAAGCATCAGCAGAAGTTATTTGTAAATTTACAAGTAGCTGTTTATCTTTTCTGGCAGATGAAAGATTATATTGCCACCCCAAAACCGAATGGCTATCAGAGTCTCCATACAACTGTAATTCCTTTCTTGTATGAAAGCATGTTGCGGCTAGAAGTGCAGGTATTATCAGATGCTCTTTTTGAGCATGTTCATATTTTCCAAAGTTGATATTGGGTAACTTCAGTTATTTCGGAGTTCATTTAAATCAGTGGCTTTCTGTTTGGGCAGATAAGAACAGAAGAGATGGATCTGATAGCTCAGAGAGGCATTGCTTCTCATTATAGTGGGAGAGGCTTTGTTACTGGTTTTGTTGGGCGTACTATCCCTTATGGTAGAAGTTCGAGAGGGAAGACTGTCTGCCTTAACAATGCAAACATTGCACTCAGGGTATTGTACCTGTATTCATTGCTATTTTTTGATTCTGTATTAGTTGTCCTTGGGGGGAGTTCTTGGCAGACCCCTTTCATGTCCCATGATTTTGATTCTAATTTCATGGATCAAGTCTCTTGTTTCCTCCAGATTGGCTGGCTCAATGCAATCAGAGAATGGCAAGAGGAATTTGTTGGCAACATGAGCTCTCGAGAATTTGTAGAAACTATAACTAGAGATCTATTAGGCAGTCGTGTGTTTGTGTTTACGCCAAGGGGAGAGGTAAGAAATTGGATTGCTTCATAATTGGGATTGTTGTTATCTTTAATTGGATAAGAAGAACATAAATCTTTACATACAAGAAAATTATGCTTGATTATGTTGATAGATATTTTTACAATATGTACAGATAAAAAATCTTCCTAAAGGAGCAACTGTTATTGACTATGCTTATATGATACACACTGAAATTGGCAACAAAATGGTAGCAGCTAAGGTACTTTCCTTACATTTGACTGATATTCTTTTTCAATTCTAAATTCCTAGTTTCATTCTATAGAATTAAAACTAGGATGAACTTCGATTTGTTGCAGGTCAATGGCAATCTTGTTTCTCCTATGCATGTACTTGCAAATGCAGAAGTTGTCGAGATAATCACTTATAATGTCAGTATTTGTCAACCATCATCTATCTTTGCCTTTCTTTAAATGTATGCTATAAGATGTACAAAATTTTAGCGCACACACATTATATGGCAAAATTTGGAATAGTCTAAGCTGAATTCAGCAGTAGCATGCTAATTATTTCAAGCTCAATTCGTCAAGGTTAAAAAAGTAGTAATTGGTATTTGATACCCAATTTATGATTCCATAAATTGTGGCTATGAAACAGCTCTAGGTCTCAATTATTTGGAAGAACAAAAATTTGATATGTTCTAGGTTTGACCATTAGGCAGGTCTTTTTATGGATAGAATTCTAATTTCTACAGACTTCTATAGGAGTTATTTATAGTAATTCCCATGTAATTTGACATGCTCATCATTTAGTTATCTCATGCTTGTGCCTTTAGGGCTCAtattttcctctctctttccccaGTCACTTACCGGAAAATCAGCTTTTCAGAGGCACAAGCAGTGGCTGCAACATGCAAAAACTCGTAGTGCCAGACACAAAATTATGAAGGTAGCTTGTGTTGGTTGGATTGtgatttaattttacttttcctttttactTCTGCTGTGCTCTAATAGTAAACCTTTCATCATGACTGTAGTTCTTAAGGGAGCAAGCTGCCCTGTCTGCTGCTGAAATAACAGCAGACAAAGTAAATGACTTCATTGCTGATTCTGAAGAAGAGagcgaagaagaagagctcCAAAAAGCCTCCAAAGGATACAAACCTATATGGGAGAAAATGATGGTGAATGTTGTAGAACTGTCATTGCCAGAACGAAGTTCTGAAGATCCCTTTCAGATTAGAAATGGAAGTGCTGGGGTTTCCAAGGTGAATGGAAAACACAACAAGAATGTCCACCATGTAAGTTTGAAGGCGGAAGGGGAGATGTTGTCACAAGGAAATGGTGTTGCCAGAATGTTACAAGCTAATATTCCAATGTGCAAGGAAGCCTTGCCCAGTTTAGAAAGTTGGCAGGCCAGCAAGGTTGCCTCTTGGCATAGTATTGAAGGGCACTCCATACAATGGTTTTGCGTGGTTTCCGTAGATCGAAAAGGTACAGCTTTTATTGAACTAATCATTGTTAGATTTCCTTTTGTTATGTCTGGAGGTTAAAACATAAGTGACACTactcaaaaatattttcaatctACTTGTTGGACCTGTTTAAActttaaaacaataatttcagGTATGATGGCTGAGGTTACAACAGCACTGTCAGCTGTGGGCATTACTATTTGTTCTTGTGTGGTGAGTGGTTGGAGCTAGTAATTTCTGCTTTTTATATATCTCCCCTCTCATTTATGTCTGTAACACCTTTACCATCAATGACCAGGCTGAGATCGACAAGGAAAGGGGAATGGCTGTCATGTTATTTCATGTTGAAGGAAGCGCGGAAAGTTTGGTAATTTTGCAGACGTTATCTCTGAACCCTGATTGTATGACTTGGTGAATTTTTCTGTCCTGACATGAGATTTTTCTCCCCTCCCAGGTTAGGGCATGCTCAAGCATTGATGTAATTCTAGGTGTCTTGGGATGGTCTACGGGTTGCAGCTGGCCTAGCTCAGTGGACAATCCCCGATATCTTGAATGCTAATTCACGGAGCCGTTAAAGCTCAATCCACCCATCCATCCGTTGCATACAGGCATGGGTATGAAGTTTTGCCTACAGAAATACTGAAATTCCGTCAtgttttaataataaaaaaggaaagatttttgtttaattagcTCCgtagttttcttttcatctATTTGTTGGAGACTCTAGGGCCAAATAAGCTGGCAGCATGAGAATGAGCAAAGTCTAAATTCGGGGTACTACTACTGTATATAGGAAACGGAGTGAATACTTAGGCTTAGTGTATACACTTTGTAAAGAAAATTgtgagagaggagaggagacgacagaaaatgacaaaaagcTAAGCAAGAAACAGAGGGTTGGTTGTACGAATCTTGCTATacataattcttttttctgtgGTGTAGTGTTCACgtatcttttttctctttgttttaattattattttttaaatgttgaACTGCCTTGGTATTTGCGTCGCCTAATGCGATTGGGTTGCTTGATCatcaatgaaagaaagaaTGGTCAggataaaaaaacataattacacAACGACAAAATCACGATCATTAGCAATGATATCCAAATGTTCAATGTAGTTGAGTGTGCTCGTTGGATATATTCCATCAAGGGCTCCTCTTTCTCCCCCTCCTTGTTCAACAACCTCCTCGTTCTTGTTAGATTACTGTCCCTGTCGTGCTTATCTGTTTGGACtattttgtcttctttctcCAACTTCTCTAGGCCATCGTTTGTTTCCTCTAGTTTTGGCGATGAGTTCTCTGGCAACTCCCCCATGCTTCCATCACCGACTTTCTCTAAAAAATGCTCTTCGGAGCAGTTGTTATCCATGTTAGTCTGCCATGCGCTGCTGGCAACAAGGCTGCACTTGCAATACTTGGTTTTTCCAAGTCATTATGGGTGAGGAGATTCTCTTCTTGGCGTTTACATACTGAGGATGTCTCGTTCTTTTCATTGATTTATAGAGATACTATAAATCCTGATGTGCAACTAGCTAGAGTGGTCATAGGGAGGGATATGATAGGGTAGGAtaggattggattggattggattattACCATCTGGTAGGGCTCAATTTGGGCAGGCATCGGCTTTGAAGTTTCATCACTTGATTCTTTGTAAATTAAACCGTTGCCATCAGAAAAACACTAAACTTAGCCCatcataaacaaacaaacaaacaaacaagcatGAATTGTAAGGAACATACCGGCATTGGGCGGTTCCCTCCTCCTCTTCGTCATCCTTTGTGAAGCACTCGATTTCCATGGATCCTTGGGATGAGTCATTGGTGGGTGTTGTTAGATTCTTATTGACATGGCGGCCTTCTCTTAATTTGTTGATGGTGAAGAAGGTTGCTACCAAACTTGCGATAGCCAAGGCTCCGCCTAACACATCCAGCCCTCCaataccaccaccaccaccaccaataCTAATTGAAATTGTCTGCCTCCTCTGCTCGTGTTTTGTAttgttttccatttctttcttcttcctttgcCATGCTTTCTTtgggtttaattaattaattaattaatataatgatggtaatatctataaatatttattctgGGAGGAAGAAAAGGCGCGAGAAAACCAAAGGTTTTTAATAGGTACGATCAAGAAGATTCCGGTGATGTCAAAGTCGAAGAGTCACGGGCTCTGTCTTGTGGTTCAAGTCAAGTATATCGGGCTCAATCCCCTTATTTGCCTAATGAAGCagtaaaattataataataacaaagaTTAATACAAATGAGGCTTGTTacatttgttcttcttcttgtttcgCGGGCTGGGAACCCAGCTCCACTTATTCCATTGATATTATTAGGATGATGTGAACGTGAAAGGCCCTACAGTATAAAGTCTTATGTTCTTGTCGTGGAGGAGACGATATGAAGCAAGCACAGCACCACTTATTCCATTGTTCAAGTCTGTGGGAACGTTACAAGACTCCAATGGAGAGAGTTCGAGAAAGGCTCTGCACTGAGTGAGCTTCTTGTGATTTTCAATCTCATAAGGAGAAAGTGTTGCAAAGAAATAACCCTTGGCATCAGTTGCATCGCTCAAGATGGTCATGGGTGCACTTTCCATCCCATATTCGTCCACAGCCTCACATGTTATCCTGGCCACCGACCCTGCATGCATGGTCCATGGAGATGGATGGGTTAACTCAGAATTCGAGCCGGAAATTAATTAAGGGGTGTATTCAATCTTTAAGTGAGTGACTTTCATAGAGTTTAATGGAGATACGTACCTTCGAGAGGGATGACTTTAGGGCCTGATTTGCAATAAACAAGGCCTTGAATGCCCAAAATGGATTTGGTTGGTTGTAGGTTCATCTCATCATAGTGATTATTGCCAGCAGCAGAAGAAGGCGTAATCAGCACTGCTACTAATGCCAAGACTAGCAAAGAGGTTGCAGAGAAGAAACGgttaaaagccattgagtgtATTGTCAACGACTTTTGAGGTATGCTTGCTAATTAAGATGGATATGGATAGAGAGCATCACCA
Proteins encoded:
- the LOC117637707 gene encoding putative GTP diphosphokinase RSH1, chloroplastic isoform X2; the encoded protein is MASAPSMSVSLECVNVCKLSKGDGSGRYDCSVLSCAWKAPRVLTGFLASTAHPPQCSWLPYARNGRRNRINNRCEPSNIGGWYSAEASDFVVLGRLFKSGLLNVACKRWHLQCSSSLSSDALNEVSPEKLWEDLKPTISYLSPKELELVHNALKLAFEAHDGQKRRSGEPFIIHPVEVARILGELELDWESIASGLLHDTVEDTNVVTFERIEEEFGATVRHIVEGETKVSKLGKLKCKSEQDSVQDVKADDLRQMLLAMTEEVRVIIVKLADRLHNMRTLSHMPPHKQSSIARETLQVFAPLAKLLGMYQIKLELENLSFMYTNAEDYAKIKRRVADLYKEHGRELAEANKILMKKIEDDEFLELMTVETEVRVVCKEPYSIYKAVLKSKGSINEVNQIAQLRIVIKPKPSLGVGPLCTPQQICYHVLGLVHGIWTPIPRTMKDYIATPKPNGYQSLHTTVIPFLYESMLRLEVQIRTEEMDLIAQRGIASHYSGRGFVTGFVGRTIPYGRSSRGKTVCLNNANIALRIGWLNAIREWQEEFVGNMSSREFVETITRDLLGSRVFVFTPRGEIKNLPKGATVIDYAYMIHTEIGNKMVAAKSLTGKSAFQRHKQWLQHAKTRSARHKIMKFLREQAALSAAEITADKVNDFIADSEEESEEEELQKASKGYKPIWEKMMVNVVELSLPERSSEDPFQIRNGSAGVSKVNGKHNKNVHHVSLKAEGEMLSQGNGVARMLQANIPMCKEALPSLESWQASKVASWHSIEGHSIQWFCVVSVDRKGMMAEVTTALSAVGITICSCVAEIDKERGMAVMLFHVEGSAESLVRACSSIDVILGVLGWSTGCSWPSSVDNPRYLEC
- the LOC117637707 gene encoding putative GTP diphosphokinase RSH1, chloroplastic isoform X1, whose protein sequence is MASAPSMSVSLECVNVCKLSKGDGSGRYDCSVLSCAWKAPRVLTGFLASTAHPPQCSWLPYARNGRRNRINNRCEPSNIGGWYSAEASDFVVLGRLFKSGLLNVACKRWHLQCSSSLSSDALNEVSPEKLWEDLKPTISYLSPKELELVHNALKLAFEAHDGQKRRSGEPFIIHPVEVARILGELELDWESIASGLLHDTVEDTNVVTFERIEEEFGATVRHIVEGETKVSKLGKLKCKSEQDSVQDVKADDLRQMLLAMTEEVRVIIVKLADRLHNMRTLSHMPPHKQSSIARETLQVFAPLAKLLGMYQIKLELENLSFMYTNAEDYAKIKRRVADLYKEHGRELAEANKILMKKIEDDEFLELMTVETEVRVVCKEPYSIYKAVLKSKGSINEVNQIAQLRIVIKPKPSLGVGPLCTPQQICYHVLGLVHGIWTPIPRTMKDYIATPKPNGYQSLHTTVIPFLYESMLRLEVQIRTEEMDLIAQRGIASHYSGRGFVTGFVGRTIPYGRSSRGKTVCLNNANIALRIGWLNAIREWQEEFVGNMSSREFVETITRDLLGSRVFVFTPRGEIKNLPKGATVIDYAYMIHTEIGNKMVAAKVNGNLVSPMHVLANAEVVEIITYNSLTGKSAFQRHKQWLQHAKTRSARHKIMKFLREQAALSAAEITADKVNDFIADSEEESEEEELQKASKGYKPIWEKMMVNVVELSLPERSSEDPFQIRNGSAGVSKVNGKHNKNVHHVSLKAEGEMLSQGNGVARMLQANIPMCKEALPSLESWQASKVASWHSIEGHSIQWFCVVSVDRKGMMAEVTTALSAVGITICSCVAEIDKERGMAVMLFHVEGSAESLVRACSSIDVILGVLGWSTGCSWPSSVDNPRYLEC
- the LOC117638693 gene encoding proline-rich protein 3-like, whose product is MAFNRFFSATSLLVLALVAVLITPSSAAGNNHYDEMNLQPTKSILGIQGLVYCKSGPKVIPLEGSVARITCEAVDEYGMESAPMTILSDATDAKGYFFATLSPYEIENHKKLTQCRAFLELSPLESCNVPTDLNNGISGAVLASYRLLHDKNIRLYTVGPFTFTSS